One Ignavibacterium album JCM 16511 genomic region harbors:
- a CDS encoding acyltransferase family protein, protein MKPTERLVSLDVFRGITIMGMILVNNPGTWSAVYPQLLHAEWHGCTFTDLIFPFFLFIVGVAVSYSLTKRKAQGGSMKSLYLNIIRRTVILFLLGIILNGFPFGLLFGHQFSWETLRIPGVLQRIAIVYFVAAFLFLTTSTKFQYWFTAAILILYAAVMSFIPVPGIGYANFEPGKNLSAWIDQMILGSHMWSGTKLWDPEGILSTIPAIGSAMLGIFTGNWLRSENDQKEKVVYLFIWANVLMLAGWIWSFWFPLNKNLWTSSYVLWTAGLALHFLGFCYWFIDVKKITWWTKPFLVYGMNAITVFFLSGIVGRIMYMVNWTTKDGKVFTIKSYLFENFFLSWLEPINASLAWAIFYILLWLGLMWILYAKKIFIKV, encoded by the coding sequence ATGAAACCTACCGAGCGATTAGTCTCTCTTGATGTTTTCAGGGGAATTACAATCATGGGAATGATTCTCGTTAACAATCCGGGAACCTGGAGTGCTGTGTATCCGCAGTTGCTTCACGCTGAATGGCACGGCTGCACTTTTACAGATTTAATTTTTCCTTTCTTCCTCTTCATTGTTGGTGTTGCGGTTTCATACTCACTGACTAAACGAAAAGCTCAGGGCGGAAGTATGAAATCACTTTATCTGAATATTATCAGAAGAACTGTAATACTGTTTTTACTCGGAATTATTTTAAATGGATTTCCATTTGGATTATTGTTCGGTCATCAGTTTTCGTGGGAGACTTTAAGAATTCCCGGTGTTCTTCAGAGAATTGCGATAGTTTATTTTGTTGCTGCATTTTTATTTCTTACTACATCAACAAAGTTTCAGTATTGGTTTACTGCAGCGATATTAATTCTTTACGCTGCCGTAATGAGTTTTATTCCTGTGCCGGGAATTGGTTATGCTAATTTCGAACCCGGGAAAAATCTATCTGCGTGGATTGATCAAATGATTCTTGGTTCTCATATGTGGAGCGGAACAAAATTGTGGGATCCGGAAGGAATTCTTTCTACAATTCCTGCTATCGGTTCTGCTATGCTTGGCATTTTTACCGGCAACTGGTTAAGAAGTGAAAATGATCAGAAAGAAAAAGTGGTTTATCTCTTCATCTGGGCTAATGTTTTAATGCTTGCCGGATGGATTTGGAGTTTCTGGTTTCCATTGAATAAAAATTTGTGGACGAGTTCTTATGTATTATGGACTGCCGGACTTGCTTTGCACTTTCTCGGATTCTGTTATTGGTTTATTGATGTGAAAAAAATTACCTGGTGGACAAAACCATTTTTAGTCTATGGAATGAATGCAATTACTGTTTTCTTTCTTTCTGGCATTGTAGGAAGAATTATGTATATGGTTAACTGGACAACCAAAGATGGAAAAGTATTTACAATTAAATCTTATTTGTTTGAGAATTTTTTCCTTTCCTGGCTCGAACCGATTAATGCTTCACTTGCGTGGGCAATATTTTATATTTTATTGTGGCTCGGCTTGATGTGGATTCTTTATGCAAAGAAAATTTTTATAAAAGTTTGA
- a CDS encoding type II toxin-antitoxin system HicB family antitoxin — MRKVIQFSIYKGDLYYVAEGINIPVVTQGKTLDELINNLKEALQLFLEDEDLSKYDIQTNPAIIANIELNNLIYA, encoded by the coding sequence ATGAGAAAAGTAATTCAATTTTCTATTTACAAAGGTGATTTATATTATGTTGCTGAAGGAATTAATATTCCTGTTGTAACTCAGGGTAAAACATTAGATGAATTGATAAATAATCTTAAGGAAGCGCTTCAGTTGTTTCTTGAAGATGAAGATTTATCCAAATATGATATTCAGACTAATCCCGCTATAATTGCTAATATTGAATTGAACAACCTTATCTATGCCTAA
- a CDS encoding type II toxin-antitoxin system HicA family toxin gives MPKLKVLSGVDLIKLFEDFGFSVISQKGSHIKILRLHQGERQVLVFPNHKEIDKGTLKAIYRQATKYIPESELKGQFYYE, from the coding sequence ATGCCTAAGTTAAAAGTTCTTTCAGGAGTAGATTTAATTAAGTTATTTGAGGATTTTGGTTTTTCTGTAATCTCTCAAAAAGGAAGTCATATTAAAATTTTACGATTGCATCAAGGTGAAAGACAAGTTTTAGTTTTTCCTAACCATAAAGAGATTGATAAAGGAACACTAAAAGCGATTTATAGACAAGCAACTAAGTATATTCCAGAAAGTGAACTAAAAGGACAATTTTATTATGAATAG
- a CDS encoding glycoside hydrolase family 3 N-terminal domain-containing protein: MKKILLFLLFTQTFLPQTDLYHKISQMIMVGFSGKTLSDSMIVNDLQIRGVGSVILFGGNIESPTQLNQLTTQIHNLSSTPLFIAIDQEGGRIARLRETNGYTSTYTAYQIGTIFNNESINRSWASLMAGWLKDAKINLNLAPVADVNVNPESPAIGFLDRSFSRIPDSVFNHCFWFIDEFHQKNILNCLKHFPGHGSATTDSHLGFTDITNTWADSELVPYRRLIQNGYNDFIMSGHLFNAQIDSVYPASLSNKTLTGLLRDSLGFEGLIITDGMFMGAISNNYSFDEAVELAINAGNDILLYTTNKLSGKSLVDSVVGIVMNKISEGKITEQRINESYNRIIQKKQQLTNVYQSNNDFIPDDFELSNYPNPFNAQTNILVKVPKDGNLSINVFNTIGEEVAELVNDFKTAGTYNFNFNASELASGIYLIRMKMQNKILTHKMVLLK; this comes from the coding sequence ATGAAAAAAATTCTACTGTTCCTTTTATTCACTCAAACTTTCTTACCTCAAACTGATCTTTATCATAAAATATCACAAATGATAATGGTTGGTTTTTCAGGGAAAACATTAAGCGACTCAATGATTGTGAATGATTTACAAATTCGTGGTGTAGGAAGTGTAATTTTGTTTGGTGGGAATATCGAATCACCAACTCAACTTAACCAGCTTACAACACAAATTCATAATCTTTCTTCAACTCCATTATTTATCGCTATTGATCAGGAAGGGGGAAGAATTGCACGATTAAGAGAAACAAATGGTTACACTTCAACATATACAGCATATCAGATAGGAACAATTTTTAACAATGAAAGCATAAACAGAAGCTGGGCATCTTTAATGGCTGGTTGGCTGAAAGATGCTAAAATAAATCTTAACCTTGCACCAGTGGCTGATGTAAATGTTAATCCTGAAAGTCCGGCAATCGGATTTCTGGACAGAAGTTTTTCACGAATTCCTGATTCTGTATTCAATCATTGCTTCTGGTTTATTGATGAGTTCCATCAGAAAAATATTTTAAATTGTCTGAAACACTTTCCGGGACACGGCAGCGCAACAACCGATTCACATCTTGGCTTCACAGATATTACAAATACATGGGCTGATTCAGAATTAGTTCCATATCGGAGACTTATACAAAATGGCTATAATGATTTTATAATGAGCGGACATCTTTTTAACGCTCAGATTGATTCTGTTTATCCGGCATCTCTTTCAAATAAAACTTTAACCGGATTGCTTCGTGACTCACTTGGATTCGAAGGTTTGATTATCACCGATGGAATGTTCATGGGTGCTATCTCAAATAATTATTCATTTGACGAAGCTGTGGAACTTGCAATCAATGCGGGCAATGATATTCTTCTTTACACAACAAATAAACTTTCAGGGAAATCACTAGTTGATAGTGTTGTGGGAATTGTGATGAATAAAATTTCTGAAGGCAAAATTACCGAGCAAAGAATTAATGAATCGTATAACAGAATAATTCAGAAGAAGCAACAACTTACAAATGTTTATCAGAGCAATAATGATTTTATTCCAGATGATTTTGAATTATCAAATTATCCTAATCCTTTTAATGCTCAGACTAACATTTTGGTTAAAGTACCAAAAGATGGAAATCTTTCAATAAATGTTTTTAATACTATTGGTGAGGAAGTTGCTGAACTTGTCAATGACTTTAAAACAGCAGGAACTTATAATTTTAATTTTAATGCAAGCGAACTAGCTTCGGGCATATATCTGATAAGAATGAAAATGCAGAATAAAATTCTTACTCATAAAATGGTGCTTCTCAAATAA
- a CDS encoding lipocalin family protein: MIKYILIVMIISTNVLAQQKELKTVDYVDLKKYAGLWYEVAKIPNRFQSQCVKGTTAKYTLKENGEIEVINSCIDKDGELDKTEGVARVVDKNSNAKLEVSFFSIFGWRPIWGDYWIIGLDENYQWAIVGTPGRKYGWILARQPKLDNETLEKIYSILKEQGYNPQDFK; the protein is encoded by the coding sequence ATGATTAAATACATTTTAATAGTGATGATAATTTCAACGAACGTTTTAGCTCAACAAAAAGAATTAAAAACAGTTGATTATGTTGACTTAAAAAAATATGCCGGACTATGGTATGAAGTAGCTAAGATTCCAAATCGTTTTCAAAGCCAATGTGTTAAAGGCACAACTGCTAAATACACTCTTAAAGAAAACGGTGAGATTGAAGTAATTAATTCTTGTATCGATAAAGATGGTGAACTTGATAAAACTGAAGGTGTTGCGCGTGTTGTTGATAAAAATTCTAATGCAAAACTTGAAGTAAGTTTCTTCAGCATCTTTGGATGGAGACCAATCTGGGGTGATTACTGGATTATTGGACTTGATGAAAATTATCAATGGGCAATTGTTGGAACTCCAGGCAGAAAGTATGGTTGGATTTTAGCACGACAACCAAAACTTGATAACGAAACTCTTGAGAAGATCTATTCAATTCTGAAAGAACAAGGATATAATCCACAGGATTTTAAGTGA
- a CDS encoding AbgT family transporter yields the protein MAESKNKTNRYLEKFLGIIETVGNKLPNPTTLFAIFALAVVVLSWIVSQFDFSVIHPGTGKEIRPVNLMSVEGLHKIILNLITNFTSFAPLGTVLVSLLGIAVAEHSGLIGTVLRLLVLKSPKKLLTFVIVFAGILSNTASEIGYVLLVPLSAIIFLAAGRHPIAGLAAAFAGVSGGYSANLLLGTIDPLLAGLTQEAAHIINKSYEVNAAANYYFMFVSTFFIAAAGTWVTERIIVPRLGKYEGSVKAEEIKPLSKGEIRGLWYAGLATLIFTAIILAGLIPENGFLRDPKTQGILKSPFLSGIVTFIFFGGVIVGLAFGIGAKTIKSDNDAIKGMNKSMETLGSYIVLVFFAAQFVAFFNWTNLGLIVAVEGANFLKSSGLGPIPLLISFIIISAIINLFIGSASAKWAVMAPVFIPMFMLLGYSPELVQAAYRVGDSVTNIISPMMSYFALIIAFVGKYDPKAGIGTLIATMLPYTFVFFVVWTLLFVIWFALGIPVGPGAPMFLEK from the coding sequence ATGGCAGAAAGTAAGAACAAGACTAACAGATATCTTGAAAAATTTCTTGGCATTATTGAAACTGTAGGGAATAAACTTCCGAATCCTACAACATTGTTCGCAATATTTGCTCTTGCAGTGGTTGTATTATCCTGGATAGTAAGTCAGTTTGATTTTTCTGTTATTCATCCGGGAACCGGAAAAGAAATAAGACCTGTAAATCTTATGTCCGTCGAAGGACTGCATAAAATAATTCTTAACTTAATTACAAATTTCACATCATTCGCTCCGCTTGGAACAGTGCTTGTTTCATTGCTTGGAATTGCTGTTGCCGAACACAGTGGTTTGATTGGAACAGTGCTTCGTTTGCTTGTTCTGAAATCTCCTAAAAAACTTCTGACATTTGTTATTGTTTTTGCCGGAATTCTTTCGAACACAGCAAGTGAAATCGGATATGTTTTACTTGTTCCTTTATCAGCAATAATTTTTCTTGCTGCAGGCAGACATCCTATTGCAGGATTGGCAGCAGCTTTTGCAGGTGTTTCAGGCGGTTACAGCGCAAATCTTCTACTCGGAACAATTGATCCTCTGCTTGCAGGTTTAACTCAGGAAGCAGCACATATTATCAATAAATCTTACGAAGTTAATGCAGCTGCAAATTATTATTTTATGTTTGTTTCAACTTTCTTTATAGCTGCTGCAGGAACCTGGGTTACTGAAAGAATTATTGTTCCGCGACTTGGTAAATATGAAGGAAGCGTTAAGGCTGAAGAGATTAAACCATTGTCAAAAGGAGAAATAAGAGGTTTATGGTATGCTGGACTTGCAACTTTAATTTTTACTGCGATAATTCTTGCCGGCTTAATTCCTGAGAATGGTTTTTTGAGAGATCCAAAAACACAAGGAATACTTAAATCTCCTTTCTTAAGTGGAATTGTTACATTCATTTTCTTTGGTGGTGTAATTGTTGGTCTGGCTTTTGGAATTGGCGCTAAAACAATTAAATCTGATAACGATGCCATAAAAGGAATGAATAAATCAATGGAGACACTTGGTTCCTACATTGTGCTGGTGTTTTTCGCTGCTCAGTTTGTTGCGTTCTTCAATTGGACAAATCTCGGTTTAATAGTTGCAGTAGAAGGCGCGAACTTTTTGAAATCATCAGGATTAGGTCCGATTCCACTGCTGATTTCATTCATAATTATTTCGGCAATTATAAATCTCTTTATAGGAAGTGCATCAGCAAAATGGGCTGTCATGGCTCCGGTGTTTATTCCAATGTTTATGTTGCTTGGCTATTCACCTGAACTTGTGCAGGCAGCTTACAGAGTTGGCGATAGCGTTACAAATATTATTTCACCGATGATGTCTTACTTTGCGCTCATAATTGCCTTCGTAGGTAAATATGATCCGAAAGCAGGCATAGGAACTTTAATTGCAACAATGCTTCCTTACACTTTTGTATTCTTTGTTGTGTGGACGTTATTATTTGTAATTTGGTTCGCACTTGGAATTCCGGTTGGTCCCGGTGCGCCAATGTTTTTGGAGAAATAA
- a CDS encoding PQQ-binding-like beta-propeller repeat protein has protein sequence MKKIFVFILLYLSSSFPQQFKFAWLTDIHIGYPTASEDLNQSVNDINSIKDIDFTIVSGDITATGTLEELSLAKSILDKLNKPYYIIPGNHDTKWSESGCTDFIRLWGNDRFVFENQNFLFVGLHEGPRMRMSDGYFAPEDLRWFDSLFKTKSDSVKPMIFITHYPLDESIANWFEMTKRLKTLNTKFVLFGHGHANKIYNLEGIPGIMGRSNLRAKEENGGYNIVEIKNDSVFFYEKNNSKENFSRWHSISISEKLNFTETKFPDYSINNFYPNVKVKWQFNTGYTIGSSATINDENIFVGDASGKFYSLNIDDGSVQCTFKSNDAIYSSPAVSSDYVVFGSADSSIYCLNKNYGKLIWQFKTNAAVLGSPIIYNNIVYIGSSDKSFRAINLTTGNLIWQFSELNGFVECKPAFADNKIIFGAWDEHLYCLDANSGYLIWKWKGNREGKFYSPAACTPVISNGIVFIVSPDRQMTAIDIENGTELWRTGKYQVRETLGISENDDKIFIRTMNDTILALPSSKELQEPLWITDCKFGYDISSAQIIERDGAIFYPTKNGVIYSLNSSDGKILWIHKLTNGFINTISVINKKKIITTDFDGNVTYLIVE, from the coding sequence ATGAAAAAAATTTTTGTTTTTATACTACTTTATCTCTCATCATCATTTCCGCAGCAATTTAAATTTGCCTGGCTTACAGATATTCATATCGGTTATCCTACAGCTAGTGAAGACCTAAATCAATCCGTAAACGATATTAATTCAATTAAAGATATTGACTTTACAATTGTCTCTGGTGACATTACTGCAACAGGTACACTTGAAGAGCTTTCACTAGCAAAATCAATTCTCGATAAACTGAATAAACCTTACTACATTATTCCCGGCAACCACGATACTAAATGGAGTGAATCCGGTTGCACAGATTTTATACGACTTTGGGGGAATGACAGATTTGTTTTTGAAAATCAAAATTTTCTTTTTGTGGGTTTGCACGAAGGACCTCGTATGCGGATGTCTGACGGTTATTTTGCACCGGAAGATTTACGATGGTTTGATTCGTTATTCAAAACAAAATCTGATTCTGTTAAACCAATGATATTTATTACGCACTACCCTCTTGATGAAAGTATTGCGAACTGGTTCGAAATGACTAAGCGTTTGAAAACGCTTAACACAAAGTTTGTTTTGTTTGGACATGGACACGCAAATAAAATTTATAACCTCGAGGGAATTCCCGGAATAATGGGAAGGTCAAATCTCAGAGCAAAGGAAGAAAATGGTGGTTATAATATTGTTGAGATTAAAAATGATTCTGTGTTTTTTTATGAAAAGAATAATTCAAAAGAAAATTTTAGCAGATGGCATTCAATAAGCATATCCGAAAAGCTAAATTTTACCGAGACAAAATTTCCAGATTATTCTATCAACAACTTCTATCCAAATGTAAAAGTAAAATGGCAGTTTAATACAGGATACACTATTGGTTCATCGGCTACAATAAATGATGAAAATATCTTTGTGGGAGATGCATCAGGAAAATTTTATTCTTTGAATATCGATGATGGAAGTGTTCAGTGTACATTTAAATCTAACGATGCAATTTATTCATCTCCTGCAGTTTCATCTGATTATGTTGTATTTGGTTCTGCTGATAGCTCTATCTACTGCTTAAATAAAAATTATGGCAAACTAATCTGGCAATTCAAAACAAATGCTGCAGTGCTTGGCTCACCAATAATTTACAACAACATTGTTTATATAGGAAGCAGCGACAAATCTTTTCGTGCAATTAATCTTACTACAGGAAATCTGATCTGGCAATTTTCAGAACTGAATGGATTTGTCGAATGCAAACCCGCATTCGCCGATAATAAAATTATTTTTGGTGCGTGGGATGAACATCTTTACTGTCTGGATGCAAATTCAGGTTATCTTATTTGGAAATGGAAGGGCAATCGTGAAGGAAAATTTTATTCACCGGCTGCTTGTACACCTGTAATTTCAAATGGAATAGTTTTCATCGTTTCACCTGACAGACAAATGACAGCAATTGATATTGAAAACGGAACTGAGCTCTGGAGAACAGGAAAATATCAGGTTCGCGAAACTTTAGGTATTTCAGAAAATGATGATAAAATTTTTATCAGGACAATGAACGATACAATTCTTGCTCTTCCCTCTTCAAAAGAATTACAGGAACCATTGTGGATAACTGATTGCAAATTCGGATATGATATAAGTTCCGCACAAATAATTGAAAGAGATGGAGCAATTTTTTATCCTACAAAAAACGGTGTTATTTACTCACTTAATTCATCCGATGGAAAAATTCTCTGGATACATAAACTGACAAATGGTTTTATCAATACAATCAGCGTTATCAATAAGAAAAAAATTATTACGACAGATTTTGATGGTAATGTAACTTATCTGATTGTGGAATGA
- a CDS encoding aldo/keto reductase has product MNYRKFGNTELVVSEIGFGAWAIGGPAMIGNLPIGWSNVDDNTSIEALKKSFDLGINFYDTADFYGFGHSEELIGKVFGNRSDVIIATKVGHRVENNQILLDYTKSHILKSCDESLKRLKRDVIDFYQLHSAKLTHLEDGQCIEAMEELKSQGKIRYWGISLNTFNPYPEAEFLMQRNLGDGFQVAFNIINQRALKLIETSSEKAYGIIARIPLQFGLLTGKFTKETRFSEDDHRSFRLKPEFLSELLDSLDDVWKISNKYKVDKVTFALSFIMNHKGVSTVIPGIKTPEQAIKNTQPLIKISQEDLDLIHHLFEIKFDSLVSKMA; this is encoded by the coding sequence ATGAATTACAGAAAATTCGGGAACACAGAACTTGTTGTAAGCGAAATTGGTTTCGGCGCCTGGGCAATAGGTGGTCCCGCAATGATTGGTAATTTGCCAATCGGCTGGAGTAATGTTGATGACAACACTTCAATTGAAGCTCTTAAAAAATCTTTTGACCTTGGAATTAATTTTTATGATACCGCTGACTTTTACGGTTTCGGTCATTCGGAAGAATTAATCGGAAAAGTTTTTGGAAACAGAAGTGATGTTATAATTGCAACAAAAGTTGGTCATCGTGTTGAGAACAATCAGATACTGCTTGATTATACAAAATCTCACATTCTTAAATCCTGCGATGAAAGTTTGAAGAGACTGAAAAGAGATGTCATTGATTTTTATCAGCTTCACTCTGCAAAACTAACTCATCTTGAAGATGGTCAATGCATTGAGGCAATGGAAGAACTGAAATCACAGGGCAAGATTCGTTACTGGGGAATTTCCCTTAACACTTTCAATCCATACCCTGAAGCTGAATTTTTAATGCAAAGAAATCTTGGAGATGGTTTTCAGGTTGCTTTCAATATAATAAATCAAAGAGCACTTAAACTTATTGAAACCTCTTCAGAAAAAGCTTATGGAATAATTGCAAGAATTCCGCTTCAGTTTGGTTTGCTTACAGGTAAGTTTACTAAAGAAACAAGATTTAGCGAAGATGATCACAGAAGTTTCCGTCTTAAACCTGAATTTCTTTCTGAGCTTCTCGATTCATTAGATGATGTATGGAAAATTTCAAATAAGTATAAAGTGGATAAAGTTACTTTTGCTTTAAGCTTCATAATGAACCACAAGGGAGTTTCAACAGTAATTCCGGGAATTAAAACACCTGAACAGGCAATCAAGAATACACAACCGTTAATAAAAATTTCTCAGGAAGACCTGGATTTAATTCATCATTTATTTGAAATTAAATTTGATTCTTTAGTAAGCAAGATGGCATGA